A window of Streptomyces sp. SAI-127 contains these coding sequences:
- a CDS encoding NUDIX domain-containing protein has protein sequence MGKSEGVPEKVAWVLVRDGRVLVTRCRGLDVFYFPGGKREPGESDAETLAREIDEELRSRVDTATMVHVGTFETLRDDGRTEFRMICYTAEYTGPLIASSEIEESDWFGYGDRERVSAVDRMVFEALHASGRLP, from the coding sequence ATGGGGAAGAGCGAGGGCGTTCCGGAGAAGGTGGCCTGGGTTCTGGTGCGGGACGGGCGGGTGCTGGTGACCCGCTGCCGCGGTCTGGATGTCTTCTACTTCCCGGGCGGGAAGCGGGAGCCGGGCGAGTCCGATGCCGAGACCTTGGCGCGCGAGATCGACGAAGAACTCCGGTCCCGGGTCGACACGGCCACGATGGTGCACGTCGGCACCTTCGAGACGTTGAGGGACGACGGACGCACCGAGTTCCGGATGATCTGTTACACCGCCGAGTACACGGGTCCGCTGATCGCCTCGAGCGAGATCGAGGAGTCGGACTGGTTCGGCTACGGCGATCGTGAGCGGGTCTCGGCCGTGGACCGGATGGTGTTCGAGGCGCTGCACGCCTCCGGCCGACTGCCCTGA